One window of Penaeus chinensis breed Huanghai No. 1 chromosome 1, ASM1920278v2, whole genome shotgun sequence genomic DNA carries:
- the LOC125027214 gene encoding PCNA-associated factor-like yields MVRTRADAGPTKVSAAKAPRKVFSGPSGGAGSSFSSPGRVTGKEKYAGGNSYNPQPTPEWQKGIGSFFKCAPKPQEGEGSSSSSSESKETKPEAEAGEGSSNFSKNGMISDDDAE; encoded by the exons ATGGTGAGGACTCGAGCTGATGCTGGACCAACCAAGGTGTCTGCGGCCAAAGCACCAAGAAAGGTGTTTAGTGGCCCCAGTGGAGGTGCAGGAAGCTCCTTCTCATCACCTGGAAGAGTGACCGGcaaagagaa ATACGCTGGAGGTAACAGTTACAACCCGCAGCCCACACCAGAATGGCAGAAGGGAATTGGGAGCTTCTTCAAATGTGCTCCCAAACCCCAGGAAGGAGAAGGCAGCAGTAGCAGTTCCTCAGAAAGTAAGGAAACCAAGCCAGAAGCTGAGGCAGGGGAAGGTTCATCAAATTTCAGTAAGAATGGAATGATATCAGATGATGATGCTGAGTAA